The DNA window AAGTTTCGTCTTTTTCTGTTCCGGTTTGAAATGTAGAGCTATATTCCGATTGTAAGTGATTCCCGGCTGTGTCTGTAATACCGGTTTTTACTTTTAAAGTATAAACTGTATTGGAGACGAGTCCGTTTTTTGGTGTAATCTGAATGTTATTTTTTGTAAAGGTAATATCGGCATCCTGTTTCTTCTCATCTACATAAAGTTCCACATTGCTGGTATCCAGATTCGCATCTACCGGTTCGGAAATTTGAACAGAAACTTTTTGGTTTACAGCAATATTTAAAGAACCACCTGAAGGGTTTGTTGTGTTCACAAAAGGTGCGGTCGTATCTACCGTTTCTCCCGTTTCAAAGCTAAAATTATAATCGGAACTAAGAGAGGTATGTTCTAAATCAGTAATACTTTCTTTTTTGATACTGACTGTATACTTTGAATTGACTGACAATGGAGATTCGGGGGTAAACTTGAGTGTATTTTTTATAATCTCAGCAGTCCCGGCAATTTTCGTTCTTCCGGTATAAACCTGAATGGGTTCAGAAGTAGTGCTCTGTATGGCTTCATCAAAAATCACATAAATCTTGCGGTTTATCTTAAAGTCTTTCTCGGAAGAAATAGGATTGGAAGAAATCACCGAGGGAGGACTGGCAGAAATCCCGGCAAAAAGAAAAGTGAACCAGTTCTTGGAATTGGATGGAACGGGAAACATAGTACAATTTATTAAAAAAGTAATCAAGATAGCAGTTAGTAAGCTCTGAAGTTTTAGCATTTTATAAACTCCTCATTTTATAATTTTAAAAATCAGTTCTATCATTTATGGGTAAGTAAGTTAATTAATTAACTAGTACAACTTATTCGTTATAAAAGCATCCTCAGTTCCTGTTTTTGTCTGACCATCCAAATTTCCGCTTGTCCAACCTGTCATAAAGATATCTCCGGCAGAATTAGAAGTACATCCTCCATCGTTACGAGTTGTAAATCCTCCTCCGATTGATATGGTTTTTGTCCATTGCCAGGCTCCACTACTGTTATATTTAAATAAATATAGTTGATGAGTATCTGTTAAGATAAGACCATCCTGTCTATAATTTCCTGAACCACAAGCATAGATAAAACCACCGGAATCAATAGCGACTCCATAGATTCCAATTCCATACCCATCCTCCCCTCTGGCATTTGCCCATTGAAAAGTTCCGGATGAATTATATTTAGCTAAAAACATTGGGCCACCTCCACCGCCTGTAAAAGTAGGATTTGCGGGTAGTGAACCGCTAGGCAAGGTTCCAGGAGAACCATTTGCAGCTGCAAGTCCGGAAAGGTAAATATCACCGCTTGAATCTGTAATGATTCCATATCCATATGTATTATAAGTAGAGCCTCCAAACAATCGTGTCCATAGTTTATTTCCATCCGTGTCGTATTTAATTATAAAGGCATCCTGACCACCGATTTTAGCTTCACCGTCAAGAGCACCAGTTGTATGCCCCCCCACATAAGCATTTCCTGAAGAATCTACTGCTATTTTGATTCCATAGGTTGTTGCACCTGCCACTCCTATTTGTCGAATCCAGAGTAAATTGCCATTGGTATCATACTTTTCTATATGACCATCAAAAGTAATTCCTATAAAAGCATTTCCTCCAAGGCTACCGGTTGTATCCCCGGTACTGTAGACATTACCGGAAGAATCAACGGTAATCCCCCGTGATCTTGCCGTAACTGAACTTGTTCCCAAAAGTTTCGTCCAAATAGCATTTCCATTGCTATCCACTTTTATTATAAACATATCCGATGTTCCGGTCTTTGTTTGACCATTTAAACTTACTCCGGTGAATCCTCCTATGTAGATATTACCCGAAGAGTCAGCGGAAATCCCATAAGCTGTGGTTTCGCCTCCGGCTGCTCCAATTAATTTGGTCCATTGTTTTACACCACTACTATTATATTTGATAATAGCCACATCAGCAGTTCCTGCCTTTATCTGACCATCTAAATTTCCAGATGTCCTCGCTGCTACATAAATATTTCCCGAAGAATCAACGATAGAACCTCCATATGCTCCAGTGCTTACTCCGGCAACTCCTGATAAGGCAGTAAATTTTGCAGGGGTAGAGCAACTCAAACTCACGGAAGCCACATTGGCAGTTGCTGTGCCTGTTCCACCTGTCACCGAACAAATTTGACCTGTCGGTTGCGTTTTTACTGTAACAGAGTAAGAACTTCCGCTATTGATTGCTGTTGCAAAAGTAAAGTTACCATCTGCGCTGATAGTTTTATCATCAGCTAAGTTATTCTGTAAAACAACTGTTCCTGTTAATCCGCTTATTGTTCCACCGATGGTGTAGGTTATAGTTCCGCAGCTCACACTAACAGAAGCCACATTGGCAGTCGCGGTTCCCGTTCCGCTCGAAACCGTACAGGTCTGGCCGGAAGGCTGGGTTAATACAGTCACCGAATAGTTACTTCCACTATTGACTGCTGTACCAAAGCTAAAGCTTCCGTTCGCTGTTAAAGACAGGTTATCTCCGGCATTATTTTGTAAAACAAGGATTCCCGAAAGGCCGCTTAGTGTTCCACCGATGGTATAAGTTGTAGTCGTGGTGTTTGTATTCGTTCCCGGATCAGCCATCGTTGTAAAGGATAATGTAGTGGCTATATTTAGCTTACTTCCGGCGATAGATTTTATCTGAGTTGTAAGACCGAGTGTATAAGTAGTACTATAAGAAAAGGAACTCGAAGGACTCAATACAAGCGTCTTATTGTTATCTTCATAACTATAGCTGAGAGGAATTGATATATCCGAGCTATCTTTTATATAAACGGTTGAGGCATCTATTGTATTCGGATCCGGTATTTCAGAGAAGTAGATTTTAATTGAGGGGTTTATAGCAATCCCGGTACTTCCATCTGTGATATTAGAAGCAGGAGAAGTCAAAGAAAACGTGTTTATCTGAACAGCAGCAGAAGATGTTTCTGATGTTACAGTAGAAAAGGAATAATTATATTCTTTATCCAGAGGATTTGCAGCCAGATCCTGCAAGTTTCGCCCAACTTTTACAGTATAAGTAACCCCGGCCTCCAAAGATTTAAAAGGATAGAATATTATAATATTATTTAAATATATAAAACTCCCATTTACCGGACTCACACCGGAATCTAATACTTGAAAAGAATCCTGGTTGAGTGACTGTACATCTATGTCTTCTGAGAAAACAGCAATAATTCCTTTTTGTGAAGTAGACACCTCTGTTTTCCCGTTCTCCGGGATAAGAGAAACTAAGCTTGGTGCAACTGTATCGGCTTCTGCCCCAGTTTGAAAAGAAGAACTATATTCAGAACCCAGAGCATTTCCGGCGGAATCGAT is part of the Leptospiraceae bacterium genome and encodes:
- a CDS encoding Ig-like domain-containing protein gives rise to the protein MKYNKLLILSILLFYSNCKLFPVPDNTNTWFFYLFSNTNKLPPSVVSTNPNVGEENFDINRKIFITFKDKIKTNSSEPLQIYSGKTKISGKVEVDNKTLKFTPQTNFTKNSQLEVLVEKESITDLNNAPMSSDFSFIFETGGSVDTKAPYISKLSPSDGSKNVATNRIISIQFSEPIDSGTATDSNIELYLNDVKQEIEVLYSESNLQVKPLKGLSASSLYTLKIKTGIIDSAGNALGSEYSSSFQTGAEADTVAPSLVSLIPENGKTEVSTSQKGIIAVFSEDIDVQSLNQDSFQVLDSGVSPVNGSFIYLNNIIIFYPFKSLEAGVTYTVKVGRNLQDLAANPLDKEYNYSFSTVTSETSSAAVQINTFSLTSPASNITDGSTGIAINPSIKIYFSEIPDPNTIDASTVYIKDSSDISIPLSYSYEDNNKTLVLSPSSSFSYSTTYTLGLTTQIKSIAGSKLNIATTLSFTTMADPGTNTNTTTTTYTIGGTLSGLSGILVLQNNAGDNLSLTANGSFSFGTAVNSGSNYSVTVLTQPSGQTCTVSSGTGTATANVASVSVSCGTITYTIGGTISGLTGTVVLQNNLADDKTISADGNFTFATAINSGSSYSVTVKTQPTGQICSVTGGTGTATANVASVSLSCSTPAKFTALSGVAGVSTGAYGGSIVDSSGNIYVAARTSGNLDGQIKAGTADVAIIKYNSSGVKQWTKLIGAAGGETTAYGISADSSGNIYIGGFTGVSLNGQTKTGTSDMFIIKVDSNGNAIWTKLLGTSSVTARSRGITVDSSGNVYSTGDTTGSLGGNAFIGITFDGHIEKYDTNGNLLWIRQIGVAGATTYGIKIAVDSSGNAYVGGHTTGALDGEAKIGGQDAFIIKYDTDGNKLWTRLFGGSTYNTYGYGIITDSSGDIYLSGLAAANGSPGTLPSGSLPANPTFTGGGGGPMFLAKYNSSGTFQWANARGEDGYGIGIYGVAIDSGGFIYACGSGNYRQDGLILTDTHQLYLFKYNSSGAWQWTKTISIGGGFTTRNDGGCTSNSAGDIFMTGWTSGNLDGQTKTGTEDAFITNKLY